In the genome of Cryptomeria japonica chromosome 8, Sugi_1.0, whole genome shotgun sequence, one region contains:
- the LOC131049670 gene encoding putative receptor like protein 25, translating into MGDLKGLIALNISNNNLRGSIPESFGAMAHLESLDLSRNMLPGTIPTDLVNITFLSILNLSNNNLSGLIPQGRQFATFEEASYVRNPNLHGPPLENGTMRSDSGHRGSQVQWNSAGDADADADEMDRWWEVAVGLCFGVGFGIVVAVLCSHLKWRYKCFALEDSFIQYLFQR; encoded by the coding sequence ATGGGAGATCTGAAGGGTTTAATTGCTCTCAACATTTCAAATAACAATTTGAGAGGTAGTATTCCTGAATCCTTTGGAGCTATGGCTCATCTGGAATCTTTGGATCTTTCACGAAACATGCTGCCAGGCACCATTCCGACAGATCTTGTAAATATCACATTCCTTtcaattttgaatctttcaaacaacaatctctctGGGTTAATTCCGCAGGGGAGGCAGTTTGCAACGTTTGAGGAGGCTTCTTATGTGAGGAACCCCAATCTTCACGGGCCTCCCTTGGAAAATGGAACAATGAGATCTGATTCTGGTCATAGAGGCAGCCAAGTACAATGGAATAGCGCAGGAGATGCAGATGCAGATGCAGATGAGATGGATCGATGGTGGGAAGTGGCAGTGGGGTTGTGTTTTGGGGTTGGATTTGGCATTGTGGTTGCAGTGTTGTGCTCTCACCTAAAATGGAGATACAAATGTTTTGCTTTAGAGGATAGCTTTATCCAATATCTTTTTCAACGTTGA
- the LOC131049671 gene encoding receptor-like protein EIX2, whose product MMIMLHFHFSFVNACRDDERNYLLDFRSGLIDYSGRLNSWQQFNCCQWQGVICEYNSGHVVSLNLKFRCDFSEECWEGGYSRPLRGTIHPSLFNLQHLQYLDLSLNHFNRTAIPPQLAKLQKLTFLSLAHVGFGGEIFVALSNITTLRHLDLSVNDFDGTPKLAKLQKLTLLSLAYSGLGAEVLLELGNLTNLRHLDLSGNDFSGTPIPPQLAKLQRLTFLNMARAEFGGEIPLELGNITTLRYLDLSTDSEYHLENMRFAGWIRNLRSLEYLDMSFVNLSVASRDWGNALSSLSNLTEIHFGYCGLSGTIPSLLNLTYLSNLALKNNPFYSPLPAWFQNVSSLISLDLSSGGLNGSIPSNFLSRSGLRNLDLSYNHHLGGLIPHSIANFSMLEMLDLSYNNLTGYLPPFGSFVGRLSSLAHLDLSNNQLSGTIPDTISKLVRLERLILNSNNLTGSISSYVLETPHLKEVDFSENHLTLNISLSWIPQFAQLEYLGLRSCNLQGEIPSFLSTHFSLTDLDLSDNNFVGNIPTWLWELPSLQVLNLSHNRLEGSLPPVLSKSLYVVDLHNNSLHGYVPDCPLWHLDLSENMFNGSIPRSLCSADKGMIFLDLSKNRLSDAIPTNLVRCFELLILNLAQNYLEGEMPEELGNLTLLQTLNLGQNSLQGVIPPSIVNCTQLRVFDIGKNRIQGSIPVWIGELAELRILSLAFNRFQGTFPTELLRLMNLQILDLSHNNLSGLIPENLRKLNAMANQTQSDKIEMSWNKTNYGFDAGPSFHIMFVNQLTLWIKGQATLS is encoded by the coding sequence ATGATGATAATGCTGCACTTTCATTTCTCATTCGTTAACGCCTGCCGAGATGATGAAAGAAATTACCTTCTCGACTTTAGGAGTGGCCTCATTGATTACTCTGGCCGATTAAACTCGTGGCAGCAATTCAACTGTTGTCAATGGCAGGGTGTCATCTGTGAGTACAATTCCGGTCATGTTGTTTCCCTCAACCTCAAATTCCGCTGTGATTTCTCAGAGGAATGCTGGGAGGGGGGATATTCACGTCCTCTGCGTGGGACGATCCATCCGTCGCTGTTCAACCTGCAGCATCTCCAATATTTGGATTTGAGCTTGAATCACTTCAATCGTACTGCCATACCTCCTCAGTTGGCAAAACTCCAAAAGCTTACTTTCCTTAGCTTGGCACATGTTGGATTCGGAGGGGAGATCTTTGTAGCACTGAGTAATATTACAACCTTGCGCCATCTGGATTTGAGCGTGAATGACTTCGATGGTACTCCTAAGTTGGCAAAACTACAGAAGCTTACTCTCCTTAGCTTGGCATATTCTGGACTTGGAGCTGAGGTTCTTCTGGAATTGGGTAACTTGACAAACTTGCGCCACCTTGATTTGAGCGGCAATGATTTCAGTGGTACTCCCATACCACCTCAATTGGCGAAACTTCAGAGGCTTACTTTTCTTAACATGGCACGTGCTGAATTTGGAGGTGAGATTCCTCTAGAATTGGGTAACATTACAACCTTGCGCTACCTGGATCTCTCAACAGACTCAGAATATCACTTGGAGAATATGAGGTTTGCAGGATGGATCAGAAATCTGAGAAGCTTGGAATACCTGGATATGTCTTTTGTGAATCTGTCAGTGGCATCTCGGGATTGGGGTAACGCCCTTAGCAGCCTCTCTAATCTTACGGAGATTCACTTCGGTTATTGTGGACTTTCAGGTACAATACCTTCTCTCCTAAACCTCACTTACTTATCTAATCTTGCTCTTAAAAACAATCCATTTTATTCCCCATTGCCAGCCTGGTTTCAGAATGTCTCGTCCTTGATTTCCCTTGATCTCTCTAGTGGTGGTCTCAATGGTTCCATTCCTTCAAATTTCCTGAGCCGTTCTGGCCTGAGAAATCTTGACTTGTCATATAACCACCATCTAGGAGGACTGATTCCTCACTCCATTGCAAATTTTTCAATGCTTGAAATGTTGGACCTCTCATACAATAATTTAACAGGGTATTTGCCACCGTTTGGGTCCTTCGTTGGTAGGCTTTCTTCTCTCGCACATTTAGACCTCAGTAACAACCAATTGTCTGGAACAATTCCAGATACCATTTCAAAGCTCGTCCGATTAGAAAGGTTGATACTCAACTCTAACAATTTAACTGGCAGCATTTCTTCTTACGTATTGGAAACACCACACCTCAAAGAAGTGGACTTTTCTGAAAATCATCTTACACTTAATATCTCTTTAAGTTGGATTCCGCAATTCGCCCAACTGGAGTACCTGGGATTAAGGTCTTGTAACCTTCAAGGGGAGATTCCGTCTTTCTTGTCTACTCATTTCTCATTAACAGATTTGGATCTGTCAGATAACAACTTTGTGGGAAATATCCCCACTTGGTTGTGGGAGCTTCCCAGTCTTCAAGTGCTCAATCTTTCACATAACCGTCTGGAAGGTTCTCTGCCTCCTGTTCTTTCGAAGTCTCTATATGTTGTAGACTTGCATAACAATAGCTTGCATGGGTATGTTCCAGATTGTCCTCTATGGCATTTAGACTTGTCAGAGAATATGTTCAATGGTTCTATTCCACGCTCTCTATGCTCTGCCGATAAGGGAATGATATTTTTGGACTTGTCAAAGAACAGGCTAAGTGATGCCATTCCAACGAATCTGGTAAGATGTTTTGAACTGCTAATTTTGAATTTGGCTCAAAATTATTTGGAAGGTGAGATGCCAGAAGAGCTAGGAAATCTTACTCTACTTCAGACACTAAATCTTGGTCAAAACAGTTTGCAAGGTGTTATCCCTCCTTCTATTGTAAATTGTACACAACTCCGAGTATTTGACATAGGAAAAAATAGAATTCAGGGGAGCATACCAGTTTGGATTGGAGAGCTGGCAGAGTTACGAATTCTCAGCTTGGCTTTTAATAGGTTTCAAGGGACTTTTCCAACGGAGTTGCTCAGGCTCATGAATCTTCAGATTCTAGATTTATCTCATAATAATTTATCAGGACTTATTCCTGAGAATTTGAGGAAGTTGAATGCCATGGCGAATCAGACACAGAGTGACAAAATAGAGATGAGCTGGAATAAGACAAACTATGGATTTGACGCTGGTCCCAGTTTCCATATAATGTTTGTGAATCAATTAACACTCTGGATTAAAGGACAAGCAACTTTATCCTAA